In Leucoraja erinacea ecotype New England chromosome 11, Leri_hhj_1, whole genome shotgun sequence, the following are encoded in one genomic region:
- the LOC129701394 gene encoding tubulin alpha chain-like — MPSDSTIGGGDDSFNTFFSETGAGKHVPRAVFIDLEPTVIDEVRTGTYRQLFHPEQLITGKEDAANNYARGHCSIGKEIVDLVLDRIRKLADLCTGLQGFLIFHSFGGGTGSGFTSLLMERLSVDYGKKSKLEFSIYPAPQISTAVVEPYNAVLVTHCTLEHSDCAFMMDNEAIYDVCRRNLDIERPTYTNLNRLMAQLVSSITASLRFDGALNVDLTEFQTNLVPYPRIHFPLVNYAPIISAEKAYHEELSVSQLTNACFEPANQMLKCDPRQGKYMACCMLYRGDVVPKDVNASIATIKTKRSIQFVDWCPTGFKVGINYQPPTVVPGGDLAKVQRALCMLSNTTAISMAWTRLNIKFDKMYAKRAFVHWYVGEGLEEGEFQDAREDMASLEKDYQEVAVDSADLERRGEEEE, encoded by the exons ATGCCCAGCGACTCGACCATCGGAGGCGGCGACGATTCGTTCAACACCTTCTTCAGCGAGACGGGTGCGGGCAAGCACGTACCAAGGGCTGTGTTCATCGACCTGGAGCCCACGGTGATCG ATGAGGTGCGGACGGGCACCTACCGGCAGCTCTTCCACCCTGAGCAGCTCATCACCGGCAAGGAAGACGCGGCCAATAACTACGCCCGGGGCCACTGCTCCATCGGCAAGGAGATCGTGGACCTTGTCCTGGATCGCATCCGGAAACTG GCCGATCTGTGCACCGGACTGCAGGGGTTCCTCATCTTCCACAGTTTCGGCGGCGGCACCGGCTCGGGCTTCACCTCCCTCCTCATGGAGAGACTCTCCGTGGACTACGGCAAGAAATCCAAGCTGGAGTTTTCCATCTACCCGGCGCCGCAGATCTCCACGGCTGTGGTCGAGCCCTACAACGCGGTGCTGGTCACCCACTGCACCTTGGAGCACTCCGACTGCGCCTTCATGATGGACAACGAGGCCATTTACGACGTGTGTCGGCGGAACCTGGACATCGAGCGACCCACCTATACCAACCTCAACCGCCTGATGGCACAGTTAGTGTCGTCTATCACCGCCTCGCTGCGGTTCGACGGCGCTCTCAACGTGGACCTGACTGAGTTCCAAACCAACCTGGTTCCCTACCCACGCATCCACTTCCCGCTCGTCAACTATGCTCCCATTATTTCTGCAGAGAAGGCTTACCACGAGGAACTGTCCGTCTCCCAATTGACCAACGCCTGCTTCGAGCCGGCCAACCAGATGTTGAAGTGCGACCCTCGCCAGGGGAAGTACATGGCGTGCTGTATGCTGTACCGCGGGGACGTGGTGCCCAAGGACGTCAACGCCTCCATCGCCACCATCAAGACCAAGCGCTCCATCCAGTTCGTGGACTGGTGCCCGACCGGGTTCAAG GTGGGCATCAACTACCAGCCCCCGACAGTTGTTCCAGGGGGCGACCTGGCCAAGGTGCAACGCGCTCTCTGCATGCTGAGCAACACCACCGCCATCTCCATGGCCTGGACCCGTCTCAACATCAAGTTCGACAAGATGTACGCCAAGCGGGCCTTTGTCCACTGGTACGTGGGAGAGGGGCTGGAGGAAGGAGAGTTCCAGGACGCGCGGGAGGACATGGCGTCGCTGGAGAAGGACTACCAAGAGGTGGCCGTGGATTCCGCCGACctcgagagaaggggggaagaggaagaatAA
- the LOC129701393 gene encoding tubulin alpha chain-like isoform X1, whose product MRECISIHIGQAGVQVGNACWELYCLEHGIQPDGQMPSDKTIRGGDDSFNTFFSETGAGKHVPRAVFLDLEPTVIDEVRTGTYRQLFHPEQLITGKEDAANNYARGHCSIGKEIVDLVLDRIRKLADQCTGLQGFLIFHSFGGGTGSGFTSLLMERLSVDYGKKSKLEFSVYPAPQISTAVVEPYNAVLVTHCTLEHSDCSFMLDNEAIYDICRRNLDIERPTYTNLNRLLGQVVSSITASLRFDGALNVDLLELQTNLVPYPRIHFPLVTYAPMISAEKAYHEQLSVSEITNACFEPANQMLKCDPRQGKYMACCMMYRGDVVPKDVNASIATIKTKRSIQFVDWCPTGFKVGINYQPPTVVPGGDLAKVQRAVCMLSNTTAVSMAWTRMNLKFDKMYAKRAFVHWYVGEGLEEGEFQDAREDMASLEKDYEEVGIDSADLDKKAEEEE is encoded by the exons ATG CGTGAGTGTATCTCCATCCACATCGGCCAGGCCGGAGTTCAGGTCGGCAACGCTTGCTGGGAGCTCTATTGCCTGGAGCACGGGATCCAGCCGGATGGACAGATGCCGAGCGACAAGACCATCCGGGGCGGCGACGACTCCTTCAACACCTTCTTCAGCGAGACTGGGGCGGGCAAGCACGTTCCCCGGGCCGTGTTCCTTGATCTGGAGCCCACGGTGATCG ATGAAGTACGGACAGGCACATACCGGCAGCTCTTCCACCCCGAACAGCTCATCACTGGCAAGGAGGACGCGGCCAACAACTACGCCCGGGGCCACTGCTCCATCGGCAAGGAGATCGTGGATCTGGTCCTGGATCGCATCCGGAAGCTG GCCGACCAGTGCACCGGACTGCAGGGGTTCCTCATCTTCCATAGTTTCGGCGGCGGCACCGGCTCGGGCTTCACCTCCCTCCTCATGGAGAGACTCTCCGTCGACTACGGCAAGAAATCCAAGCTGGAGTTTTCCGTCTACCCGGCGCCGCAGATCTCCACCGCCGTGGTCGAGCCCTACAACGCCGTGCTGGTCACCCACTGCACCCTGGAGCACTCCGACTGCTCCTTCATGCTGGACAACGAGGCTATTTACGACATCTGCCGGCGGAACCTGGACATCGAGCGCCCCACCTACACCAACCTCAACCGCCTGCTGGGGCAGGTAGTGTCGTCCATCACCGCCTCGCTGCGCTTCGACGGCGCCCTCAACGTTGACCTGCTCGAGCTCCAGACCAACCTGGTCCCCTACCCGCGCATTCACTTCCCACTGGTGACGTACGCGCCCATGATCTCGGCTGAGAAGGCTTACCACGAGCAACTCTCCGTGTCGGAGATCACCAACGCCTGCTTCGAGCCGGCGAACCAGATGCTCAAGTGCGATCCCCGCCAGGGCAAATACATGGCGTGCTGCATGATGTACCGCGGGGACGTAGTGCCCAAGGACGTCAACGCCTCCATCGCCACCATCAAGACCAAGCGCTCCATCCAGTTCGTGGACTGGTGCCCGACCGGGTTCAAGGTAG GCATCAACTACCAGCCCCCGACGGTGGTGCCAGGGGGCGACCTGGCGAAGGTGCAACGGGCCGTCTGCATGCTGAGCAACACCACCGCCGTCTCCATGGCCTGGACCCGCATGAACCTCAAGTTCGACAAAATGTACGCCAAGCGGGCCTTTGTCCACTGGTACGTGGGAGAGGGTCTGGAGGAAGGAGAATTCCAGGACGCGCGGGAAGACATGGCGTCGCTGGAGAAGGACTACGAGGAAGTGGGCATCGATTCGGCGGATCTGGACAAGAAGGCGGAAGAGGAAGAGTGA
- the LOC129701393 gene encoding tubulin alpha-1 chain-like isoform X3: protein MRECISIHIGQAGVQVGNACWELYCLEHGIQPDGQMPSDKTIRGGDDSFNTFFSETGAGKHVPRAVFLDLEPTVIDEVRTGTYRQLFHPEQLITGKEDAANNYARGHCSIGKEIVDLVLDRIRKLADQCTGLQGFLIFHSFGGGTGSGFTSLLMERLSVDYGKKSKLEFSVYPAPQISTAVVEPYNAVLVTHCTLEHSDCSFMLDNEAIYDICRRNLDIERPTYTNLNRLLGQVVSSITASLRFDGALNVDLLELQTNLVPYPRIHFPLVTYAPMISAEKAYHEQLSVSEITNACFEPANQMLKCDPRQGKYMACCMMYRGDVVPKDVNASIATIKTKRSIQFVDWCPTGFKVGINYQPPTVVPGGDVPSAC, encoded by the exons ATG CGTGAGTGTATCTCCATCCACATCGGCCAGGCCGGAGTTCAGGTCGGCAACGCTTGCTGGGAGCTCTATTGCCTGGAGCACGGGATCCAGCCGGATGGACAGATGCCGAGCGACAAGACCATCCGGGGCGGCGACGACTCCTTCAACACCTTCTTCAGCGAGACTGGGGCGGGCAAGCACGTTCCCCGGGCCGTGTTCCTTGATCTGGAGCCCACGGTGATCG ATGAAGTACGGACAGGCACATACCGGCAGCTCTTCCACCCCGAACAGCTCATCACTGGCAAGGAGGACGCGGCCAACAACTACGCCCGGGGCCACTGCTCCATCGGCAAGGAGATCGTGGATCTGGTCCTGGATCGCATCCGGAAGCTG GCCGACCAGTGCACCGGACTGCAGGGGTTCCTCATCTTCCATAGTTTCGGCGGCGGCACCGGCTCGGGCTTCACCTCCCTCCTCATGGAGAGACTCTCCGTCGACTACGGCAAGAAATCCAAGCTGGAGTTTTCCGTCTACCCGGCGCCGCAGATCTCCACCGCCGTGGTCGAGCCCTACAACGCCGTGCTGGTCACCCACTGCACCCTGGAGCACTCCGACTGCTCCTTCATGCTGGACAACGAGGCTATTTACGACATCTGCCGGCGGAACCTGGACATCGAGCGCCCCACCTACACCAACCTCAACCGCCTGCTGGGGCAGGTAGTGTCGTCCATCACCGCCTCGCTGCGCTTCGACGGCGCCCTCAACGTTGACCTGCTCGAGCTCCAGACCAACCTGGTCCCCTACCCGCGCATTCACTTCCCACTGGTGACGTACGCGCCCATGATCTCGGCTGAGAAGGCTTACCACGAGCAACTCTCCGTGTCGGAGATCACCAACGCCTGCTTCGAGCCGGCGAACCAGATGCTCAAGTGCGATCCCCGCCAGGGCAAATACATGGCGTGCTGCATGATGTACCGCGGGGACGTAGTGCCCAAGGACGTCAACGCCTCCATCGCCACCATCAAGACCAAGCGCTCCATCCAGTTCGTGGACTGGTGCCCGACCGGGTTCAAG
- the LOC129701393 gene encoding tubulin alpha chain-like isoform X2 has translation MRECISIHIGQAGVQVGNACWELYCLEHGIQPDGQMPSDKTIRGGDDSFNTFFSETGAGKHVPRAVFLDLEPTVIDEVRTGTYRQLFHPEQLITGKEDAANNYARGHCSIGKEIVDLVLDRIRKLADQCTGLQGFLIFHSFGGGTGSGFTSLLMERLSVDYGKKSKLEFSVYPAPQISTAVVEPYNAVLVTHCTLEHSDCSFMLDNEAIYDICRRNLDIERPTYTNLNRLLGQVVSSITASLRFDGALNVDLLELQTNLVPYPRIHFPLVTYAPMISAEKAYHEQLSVSEITNACFEPANQMLKCDPRQGKYMACCMMYRGDVVPKDVNASIATIKTKRSIQFVDWCPTGFKIGINYQPPTVVPGGDLAKVQRAVCMLSNTTAVSMAWTRMNLKFDKMYAKRAFVHWYVGEGLEEGEFQDAREDMASLEKDYEEVGIDSADLDKKAEEEE, from the exons ATG CGTGAGTGTATCTCCATCCACATCGGCCAGGCCGGAGTTCAGGTCGGCAACGCTTGCTGGGAGCTCTATTGCCTGGAGCACGGGATCCAGCCGGATGGACAGATGCCGAGCGACAAGACCATCCGGGGCGGCGACGACTCCTTCAACACCTTCTTCAGCGAGACTGGGGCGGGCAAGCACGTTCCCCGGGCCGTGTTCCTTGATCTGGAGCCCACGGTGATCG ATGAAGTACGGACAGGCACATACCGGCAGCTCTTCCACCCCGAACAGCTCATCACTGGCAAGGAGGACGCGGCCAACAACTACGCCCGGGGCCACTGCTCCATCGGCAAGGAGATCGTGGATCTGGTCCTGGATCGCATCCGGAAGCTG GCCGACCAGTGCACCGGACTGCAGGGGTTCCTCATCTTCCATAGTTTCGGCGGCGGCACCGGCTCGGGCTTCACCTCCCTCCTCATGGAGAGACTCTCCGTCGACTACGGCAAGAAATCCAAGCTGGAGTTTTCCGTCTACCCGGCGCCGCAGATCTCCACCGCCGTGGTCGAGCCCTACAACGCCGTGCTGGTCACCCACTGCACCCTGGAGCACTCCGACTGCTCCTTCATGCTGGACAACGAGGCTATTTACGACATCTGCCGGCGGAACCTGGACATCGAGCGCCCCACCTACACCAACCTCAACCGCCTGCTGGGGCAGGTAGTGTCGTCCATCACCGCCTCGCTGCGCTTCGACGGCGCCCTCAACGTTGACCTGCTCGAGCTCCAGACCAACCTGGTCCCCTACCCGCGCATTCACTTCCCACTGGTGACGTACGCGCCCATGATCTCGGCTGAGAAGGCTTACCACGAGCAACTCTCCGTGTCGGAGATCACCAACGCCTGCTTCGAGCCGGCGAACCAGATGCTCAAGTGCGATCCCCGCCAGGGCAAATACATGGCGTGCTGCATGATGTACCGCGGGGACGTAGTGCCCAAGGACGTCAACGCCTCCATCGCCACCATCAAGACCAAGCGCTCCATCCAGTTCGTGGACTGGTGCCCGACCGGGTTCAAG ATAGGCATCAACTACCAGCCCCCGACGGTGGTGCCAGGGGGCGACCTGGCGAAGGTGCAACGGGCCGTCTGCATGCTGAGCAACACCACCGCCGTCTCCATGGCCTGGACCCGCATGAACCTCAAGTTCGACAAAATGTACGCCAAGCGGGCCTTTGTCCACTGGTACGTGGGAGAGGGTCTGGAGGAAGGAGAATTCCAGGACGCGCGGGAAGACATGGCGTCGCTGGAGAAGGACTACGAGGAAGTGGGCATCGATTCGGCGGATCTGGACAAGAAGGCGGAAGAGGAAGAGTGA
- the LOC129701393 gene encoding tubulin alpha chain-like isoform X4, translated as MPSDKTIRGGDDSFNTFFSETGAGKHVPRAVFLDLEPTVIDEVRTGTYRQLFHPEQLITGKEDAANNYARGHCSIGKEIVDLVLDRIRKLADQCTGLQGFLIFHSFGGGTGSGFTSLLMERLSVDYGKKSKLEFSVYPAPQISTAVVEPYNAVLVTHCTLEHSDCSFMLDNEAIYDICRRNLDIERPTYTNLNRLLGQVVSSITASLRFDGALNVDLLELQTNLVPYPRIHFPLVTYAPMISAEKAYHEQLSVSEITNACFEPANQMLKCDPRQGKYMACCMMYRGDVVPKDVNASIATIKTKRSIQFVDWCPTGFKVGINYQPPTVVPGGDLAKVQRAVCMLSNTTAVSMAWTRMNLKFDKMYAKRAFVHWYVGEGLEEGEFQDAREDMASLEKDYEEVGIDSADLDKKAEEEE; from the exons ATGCCGAGCGACAAGACCATCCGGGGCGGCGACGACTCCTTCAACACCTTCTTCAGCGAGACTGGGGCGGGCAAGCACGTTCCCCGGGCCGTGTTCCTTGATCTGGAGCCCACGGTGATCG ATGAAGTACGGACAGGCACATACCGGCAGCTCTTCCACCCCGAACAGCTCATCACTGGCAAGGAGGACGCGGCCAACAACTACGCCCGGGGCCACTGCTCCATCGGCAAGGAGATCGTGGATCTGGTCCTGGATCGCATCCGGAAGCTG GCCGACCAGTGCACCGGACTGCAGGGGTTCCTCATCTTCCATAGTTTCGGCGGCGGCACCGGCTCGGGCTTCACCTCCCTCCTCATGGAGAGACTCTCCGTCGACTACGGCAAGAAATCCAAGCTGGAGTTTTCCGTCTACCCGGCGCCGCAGATCTCCACCGCCGTGGTCGAGCCCTACAACGCCGTGCTGGTCACCCACTGCACCCTGGAGCACTCCGACTGCTCCTTCATGCTGGACAACGAGGCTATTTACGACATCTGCCGGCGGAACCTGGACATCGAGCGCCCCACCTACACCAACCTCAACCGCCTGCTGGGGCAGGTAGTGTCGTCCATCACCGCCTCGCTGCGCTTCGACGGCGCCCTCAACGTTGACCTGCTCGAGCTCCAGACCAACCTGGTCCCCTACCCGCGCATTCACTTCCCACTGGTGACGTACGCGCCCATGATCTCGGCTGAGAAGGCTTACCACGAGCAACTCTCCGTGTCGGAGATCACCAACGCCTGCTTCGAGCCGGCGAACCAGATGCTCAAGTGCGATCCCCGCCAGGGCAAATACATGGCGTGCTGCATGATGTACCGCGGGGACGTAGTGCCCAAGGACGTCAACGCCTCCATCGCCACCATCAAGACCAAGCGCTCCATCCAGTTCGTGGACTGGTGCCCGACCGGGTTCAAGGTAG GCATCAACTACCAGCCCCCGACGGTGGTGCCAGGGGGCGACCTGGCGAAGGTGCAACGGGCCGTCTGCATGCTGAGCAACACCACCGCCGTCTCCATGGCCTGGACCCGCATGAACCTCAAGTTCGACAAAATGTACGCCAAGCGGGCCTTTGTCCACTGGTACGTGGGAGAGGGTCTGGAGGAAGGAGAATTCCAGGACGCGCGGGAAGACATGGCGTCGCTGGAGAAGGACTACGAGGAAGTGGGCATCGATTCGGCGGATCTGGACAAGAAGGCGGAAGAGGAAGAGTGA